In the genome of Panthera uncia isolate 11264 chromosome B3 unlocalized genomic scaffold, Puncia_PCG_1.0 HiC_scaffold_1, whole genome shotgun sequence, one region contains:
- the DMAC2L gene encoding ATP synthase subunit s, mitochondrial — translation MMLFGKISQQLCGLKKLPWSCDCRYFWGWLNAVFNKVDYERIRDVGPDRAASEWLLRCGAMVRYHGQERWQKDYNHLPTGPLDKYKIQAIDATDSCIMSIGFDYMEGLQHVEKIRLCKCHYIEDDCLEKLGKLENLQKSVLEMEIISCGNVTDKGIIALYHLRNLKYLSLSDLPGVREKENLIRAFKTALPSLELKLDLK, via the exons ATGATGCTGTTTGGAAAAATTTCCCAGCAGTTGTGTGGCTTAAAGAAACTCCCATGGTCATGTGACTGCAGATACTTCTGGGGCTGGTTGAATGCAGTGTTTAATAA AGTGGATTATGAACGCATCAGGGATGTGGGACCCGATAGGGCAGCATCAGAGTGGCTGCTGCGCTGTGGGGCCATGGTGCGCTACCACGGCCAGGAGAGGTGGCAGAAGGACTACAACCACCTCCCCACAGGACCTCTGGACAAGTACAAGATTCAGGCAATTGATGCCACCGACTCTTGTATCATGAGCATTGGATTTGATTACATGG AGGGCCTACAGCATGTTGAAAAAATAAGGCTATGCAAGTGTCATTATATTGAGGATGACTGTTTGGAGAAACTTGGTAAActtgaaaatttacaaaagagcgtattggaaatggaaataatttcatGTGGGAATGTCACAGACAAAGGCATCATTGCTTTATATCACTTAAG AAACCTGAAATATTTATCGTTAAGTGATCTTCCTggagtaagagaaaaagaaaaccttatccGAGCCTTTAAGACAGCACTGCCTTCTCTGGAACTAAAATTAGACTTGAAGTAA